One stretch of Arthrobacter polaris DNA includes these proteins:
- a CDS encoding sodium:solute symporter family protein produces MVPDGAGLHQLGSWTVIGLLVLFYGSTLLMTFFIGRKXENADGYMTAGNKVGFGISAGSMTATWIWASSMYASATSGYTYGISGPIHYGLWGALMILFIYPFGKRIRAVAPKAHTLAEVMYARHGXSSQLMLAGSNIVGSMVSITSNFIAGGALIALLSPFNFTQGILFMGGGILMYSLWSGFRASVLTDAVQVFAMLGAVVIIIPVVFFAAGGPDMFVTGAGNLTXQQSNFFSSEAFLNQGAPYIAAVLAYAIGNQTIAQRLFAVREDLIKKTFVTATVGYGATIIGIGMLGVIALYAGVIPLNGDTNNLIPQMAANYLSPVLLGIFLVMIVSALSSTADSDLSAMSSIMMADIYGQNIAXKGQAKPKTMLFIGRVTMVVATGAGLYFASGQLNILDLLVFVGALWGALVFPVIASFYWEKVTNKAFTISVLAALACFLPVRFEWIALDGATGVVADVLSVIGIGVVLGLMAFGFFGLKTAKIVAAVAMVAAAPFVIGFLHQYAVLSGSLVAYAVSTVACYLMCFRNTATFDFDTIKERIGDFDNREVASTEVPGSLLEEKA; encoded by the coding sequence ATGGTGCCGGATGGCGCAGGACTCCACCAACTGGGAAGTTGGACAGTAATTGGCCTTTTAGTGCTGTTTTACGGCAGTACATTGCTCATGACCTTCTTTATTGGGCGCAAANATGAAAACGCCGACGGGTATATGACAGCTGGTAACAAGGTTGGCTTTGGTATATCCGCAGGAAGTATGACGGCAACCTGGATCTGGGCGTCGTCGATGTACGCTTCGGCCACCTCCGGCTACACCTATGGCATTTCCGGGCCAATCCACTATGGCTTGTGGGGCGCTTTGATGATCTTGTTCATCTACCCGTTTGGGAAGCGCATCCGAGCCGTGGCACCTAAGGCCCACACCCTTGCTGAGGTCATGTATGCCCGGCACGGANAATCTAGCCAGCTGATGCTGGCAGGATCAAACATCGTCGGTTCCATGGTCAGCATCACCTCCAACTTTATTGCTGGCGGCGCCTTGATCGCGTTGTTATCCCCGTTCAACTTCACCCAAGGCATCCTCTTTATGGGCGGCGGTATTTTGATGTACTCGCTGTGGTCGGGTTTCAGAGCATCAGTACTGACCGACGCCGTGCAGGTGTTCGCCATGTTGGGAGCCGTTGTCATCATCATTCCCGTGGTGTTCTTTGCCGCAGGAGGCCCTGACATGTTTGTGACTGGGGCGGGGAACCTCACCNCGCAGCAATCTAACTTCTTCTCTTCTGAAGCGTTCCTGAACCAGGGCGCCCCGTACATTGCTGCCGTTCTGGCCTATGCCATTGGCAACCAGACAATCGCCCAGCGCTTGTTTGCTGTGCGGGAGGACCTCATCAAGAAGACCTTCGTCACGGCCACGGTTGGCTACGGTGCAACGATCATTGGCATTGGCATGTTGGGAGTCATTGCCCTGTATGCCGGTGTTATCCCGCTAAATGGTGACACTAACAACCTGATTCCTCAGATGGCCGCCAACTACCTGAGCCCAGTACTGCTGGGAATCTTCTTGGTGATGATTGTGAGCGCATTGTCCTCCACCGCGGATTCTGATCTCTCCGCAATGTCTTCGATCATGATGGCAGATATCTATGGCCAGAACATTGCCANNAAGGGCCAAGCAAAGCCCAAAACAATGCTCTTCATTGGCCGAGTCACCATGGTTGTTGCCACCGGCGCAGGTTTGTACTTTGCCAGCGGGCAGCTAAACATTCTTGATCTTCTGGTCTTTGTTGGGGCGTTGTGGGGTGCTCTTGTCTTCCCGGTCATCGCTAGTTTCTACTGGGAAAAGGTCACCAACAAGGCCTTCACCATCTCAGTCCTGGCGGCACTGGCCTGCTTCCTGCCTGTCCGCTTCGAATGGATTGCCCTGGACGGGGCCACCGGTGTTGTTGCTGATGTGCTCTCAGTGATTGGCATTGGTGTAGTTCTGGGCCTGATGGCGTTTGGCTTCTTCGGCTTGAAGACAGCCAAGATTGTTGCAGCGGTTGCCATGGTGGCGGCAGCACCGTTCGTCATCGGCTTCTTGCACCAGTACGCAGTGCTCTCCGGTTCGCTTGTGGCCTACGCGGTCAGCACTGTTGCGTGCTACTTGATGTGCTTCCGCAACACAGCAACCTTTGACTTTGACACCATCAAGGAGCGCATTGGCGACTTCGACAATCGAGAGGTAGCCAGCACCGAGGTTCCTGGCTCACTCCTTGAAGAGAAAGCATAG
- a CDS encoding PHP domain-containing protein, with product MRIDLHAHSNVSDGTQSPAALVAAAAQARLDVMALTDHDSTTGWAEALEAAALHGVGLVPGMEISCKTSQGVSVHLLCYLHDPTHAGLLEEITKAKDARLSRAESMVERLAEDYXLNWDDVSAHVAXGATIGRXXIADALVAAGIVADRNEAFANILTSHSRYFVSHYAPDPVLAVQLVRAAGGVPVFAHPVASARXRVAAXEIFHDMIDAGLLGVEVEHRDNPPEGRQWLRTLAHETGLLMTGSSDYHGAGKPNLLGENLTSPEALERIVDLATGTAPYLP from the coding sequence GTGAGGATCGATCTGCACGCCCATTCAAATGTTTCCGATGGCACCCAAAGCCCCGCCGCACTGGTTGCGGCCGCTGCTCAGGCGCGCCTTGACGTCATGGCCCTGACTGATCATGATTCCACCACCGGTTGGGCAGAAGCCTTGGAAGCGGCCGCCCTCCATGGTGTTGGGTTGGTGCCGGGGATGGAAATTTCCTGTAAAACCTCCCAAGGAGTCAGCGTTCACCTGCTCTGCTACCTTCATGATCCCACCCATGCTGGATTGCTCGAGGAGATCACCAAGGCCAAGGACGCCCGCCTGAGCCGCGCCGAAAGTATGGTTGAGCGCTTAGCCGAGGACTACNCCTTGAATTGGGACGACGTCAGTGCCCATGTGGCCNCCGGAGCCACCATTGGCCGCNCCNACATTGCCGATGCCCTTGTTGCGGCAGGAATTGTGGCGGACCGAAATGAGGCCTTCGCCAACATCCTCACCTCACATTCACGCTACTTTGTCAGTCATTACGCGCCCGATCCCGTGCTCGCTGTGCAACTGGTCCGCGCAGCCGGTGGTGTGCCCGTGTTTGCTCACCCAGTGGCCTCGGCCAGGNGGAGAGTGGCTGCCNCTGAAATTTTCCATGACATGATCGACGCCGGACTCCTTGGTGTGGAGGTTGAGCACAGGGACAATCCTCCCGAGGGACGCCAATGGTTGCGGACATTGGCGCACGAAACCGGCCTGCTGATGACAGGCTCCTCCGATTACCACGGGGCGGGAAAACCCAACTTATTGGGCGAAAACCTCACGTCGCCGGAGGCTCTGGAGCGGATCGTGGATCTCGCTACGGGGACGGCACCGTACCTGCCCTAA
- a CDS encoding aminopeptidase P family protein: MNQTXENPANTDHSSEQPLEERVNNRSHRPDSDAFRTFMASNWAPSTAELPARAAVADHAARRRRAISEQFKTERLVIPAGPLKVRSNDCDYRFRPHSAFAHLTGLGVDHEPDAVLVLDPVAEGEGDNGGHHLATLYFRPMAGRDTKAXYADSRSGEXLIGRRPTLAEFQAQLGLPTADVTELEVAVTKNVGETSIGGTSIRLVRKVDENIDALVDTARYNTAXNPDALDFGALDDLDAKLAEALSELRLIKDAWEIEQMKIAVAATINGFEDIVKALPRALSHQRGERVVEGAFFARAREEGNELGYDTIAAAGNNATVLHWNRNTGTVNAGQLLLVDAGVEADSLYTADVTRTLPVNGKYSEVQRRIYQAVLDAADAAFAVAVPGRRFREVHEAAMKVLAEHLAQWGMLPVSADVALRVDGQQHRRWMPHGTSHHLGLDVHDCAQARADFYIDGIIAEGMVFTIEPGLYFKDEDLAIPAEYRGNGVRIEDDILITAAGPVNLSAALPREPDAVEAWMANLLG; the protein is encoded by the coding sequence GTGAACCAGACTGANGAAAACCCCGCGAACACCGACCATTCCAGCGAGCAACCTCTCGAGGAGCGGGTGAACAACCGCTCACACCGCCCCGACTCGGACGCCTTCCGCACCTTCATGGCCTCCAATTGGGCACCCTCCACCGCTGAACTCCCCGCCCGGGCCGCGGTGGCAGACCATGCCGCGCGCCGCCGTCGTGCAATTTCTGAGCAGTTCAAAACTGAACGCCTGGTGATTCCGGCAGGGCCCTTGAAGGTCCGCTCCAACGACTGCGATTACCGCTTCCGCCCGCACTCGGCCTTCGCCCACCTCACGGGCCTGGGCGTGGATCACGAACCCGACGCCGTCCTGGTATTGGATCCGGTAGCCGAGGGCGAAGGTGACAACGGCGGCCACCACCTTGCCACCCTCTACTTCCGTCCCATGGCGGGCCGGGACACCAAAGCCTTNTACGCTGATTCGCGCAGTGGCGAGTTNTTGATTGGACGCCGGCCAACACTGGCTGAATTCCAAGCCCAGCTAGGCCTGCCCACGGCCGATGTCACCGAGCTTGAAGTGGCCGTCACCAAGAACGTTGGAGAAACCAGCATTGGCGGCACCTCAATCCGGTTGGTGCGCAAGGTGGACGAGAACATCGACGCTTTGGTAGATACCGCCCGCTACAACACGGCCAANAACCCGGATGCCCTTGACTTCGGCGCCTTGGATGACCTTGACGCGAAACTCGCCGAGGCCCTCTCCGAGCTGCGCCTGATCAAGGACGCCTGGGAAATCGAACAGATGAAGATCGCCGTCGCCGCCACCATCAACGGCTTCGAAGACATTGTGAAGGCACTGCCGCGTGCACTTTCCCACCAGCGCGGTGAGCGCGTGGTGGAAGGTGCCTTCTTTGCCCGTGCCCGTGAAGAGGGTAACGAGCTCGGCTATGACACCATTGCCGCTGCAGGGAACAATGCCACGGTGCTGCACTGGAACCGCAACACCGGAACCGTCAATGCCGGTCAGCTGCTCCTGGTGGACGCCGGAGTAGAAGCTGACTCCCTCTACACGGCTGATGTCACCCGCACACTGCCGGTCAACGGCAAGTACTCCGAAGTTCAGCGCCGGATCTACCAGGCTGTGCTGGATGCCGCCGATGCCGCGTTTGCCGTGGCCGTGCCGGGACGCAGGTTCCGTGAAGTGCACGAGGCCGCTATGAAGGTCCTGGCCGAGCACCTGGCTCAGTGGGGCATGCTGCCGGTTTCCGCCGACGTTGCCTTGAGAGTCGATGGCCAGCAGCACCGCCGCTGGATGCCGCACGGCACCAGCCACCACCTGGGCCTTGATGTGCACGACTGCGCCCAGGCCCGTGCCGATTTCTACATCGACGGCATCATCGCCGAGGGCATGGTCTTCACCATCGAGCCCGGCCTGTACTTCAAGGACGAGGACTTGGCCATCCCGGCCGAGTACCGCGGCAACGGAGTGCGCATCGAGGACGATATCCTCATCACCGCCGCCGGCCCCGTCAATCTCAGCGCGGCCCTGCCCCGCGAGCCTGACGCCGTGGAAGCGTGGATGGCGAACCTGCTTGGCTAA
- a CDS encoding transcriptional regulator — MTVPAEVELNEVIHAPNRLRICAFLSTVDRAEFSVIRDMLEVADSVTSKQLKVLEDAGYLTLTKPTGKGRIKTWAGLTAEGRRAYAAHVAALKALIAGE; from the coding sequence GTGACTGTGCCAGCTGAAGTGGAGCTCAACGAGGTGATCCATGCCCCAAATAGGCTGCGGATCTGCGCTTTCCTGAGTACCGTGGACCGGGCGGAGTTCAGCGTCATCCGCGACATGCTCGAGGTGGCCGACTCCGTGACGAGTAAGCAGCTGAAAGTGCTCGAGGACGCCGGCTACCTCACACTCACCAAGCCAACAGGTAAGGGCAGGATCAAGACCTGGGCGGGGCTCACGGCGGAGGGCCGGCGGGCGTACGCGGCCCACGTCGCAGCCTTGAAGGCCCTGATCGCGGGAGAGTAA
- a CDS encoding general stress protein, with product MANLFGRTRPLDEARIVPTGETIGSYTSYLDAQKAVDYLADEKFPVRHVSIVGNDLKMVERVTGKLSYXRVALTGAMTGAWFGLFIGVMLSFFDSGSNTGAPYINVFTAMLLGAALWMLFAIIGYAAQRGKRDFTSTNQVLATSYDVIVTADVAMDARRLLAQLPMNSNAPRPVQGYQGQGFHGQGQGQNQGQGHRPPVQPPASSGPAPARPEGWHDPYAPADASGQPGSDQGEESHDRPGQAPLDGPRRGEFPDLPDGRPQYGVRVEATXPQEPRDPNASE from the coding sequence ATGGCAAACCTCTTTGGACGCACCAGACCTTTGGACGAGGCCCGTATTGTCCCTACGGGAGAAACAATCGGTTCCTACACTTCCTACTTGGATGCGCAGAAGGCGGTTGACTACTTAGCGGATGAGAAATTCCCTGTCAGGCACGTGTCAATTGTGGGCAATGACCTGAAAATGGTGGAACGTGTGACGGGCAAGCTCAGCTACNCCCGTGTGGCACTGACCGGAGCTATGACGGGCGCTTGGTTTGGCTTGTTCATTGGTGTGATGCTTTCCTTCTTTGATTCCGGAAGCAATACCGGTGCGCCGTACATCAATGTTTTCACCGCGATGCTGCTGGGTGCAGCCTTGTGGATGCTCTTTGCGATTATTGGTTACGCGGCTCAGCGGGGTAAGCGCGACTTCACCTCTACCAATCAAGTTTTGGCCACCAGCTATGACGTGATTGTCACTGCCGATGTGGCCATGGATGCCCGCCGTCTGCTGGCACAATTGCCCATGAACTCCAACGCACCGCGGCCTGTTCAGGGCTACCAAGGCCAAGGGTTCCACGGACAAGGCCAGGGACAAAACCAAGGTCAGGGCCACCGGCCACCAGTTCAACCACCCGCATCCTCAGGTCCTGCACCGGCCCGCCCTGAAGGCTGGCACGATCCCTACGCACCCGCGGACGCGTCAGGCCAGCCGGGATCTGACCAGGGCGAAGAAAGCCATGATCGGCCCGGCCAAGCCCCTCTGGATGGGCCTCGCCGCGGCGAGTTCCCGGATCTACCTGATGGGCGTCCGCAGTACGGCGTCAGGGTTGAGGCAACGNCCCCACAGGAACCGCGAGATCCCAACGCCTCCGAGTAG
- a CDS encoding magnesium transporter MgtE N-terminal domain-containing protein, whose protein sequence is MSTQPTRIFVARLLGLDVFDPLGDRLGKLRDVVVLGRGLHTAPHAVGIVVEVPGXKRVFVPMTRVTSMDQSQIICTGLVNLRRFEQRGAEQLVVGGIFDRKVTLMDSSGFAVIEDIAMDQQRNGDWLVTKLFVRRGSSTSRLRGLRRGHTMLIDWSEARTEDVAEPQSATYFVATHEDLKPSDFADALQEMSDKRRVEVAGELQDERLADIMSELPEDDQVTLLSALDNERAADVLEEMDPDDAADLLADLPQAKAEELLLLMEPDEAKDVRRLLQYAEGTAGALMTPVPVILPPEATVAEALAHVRSEDLSPALASAIFICRPPLETPTGRFLGVVHIQQLLRSAPPEQLGTILDKNIEPVSDQDDIAVVSHIMASYNLNSLPVVNREGRLVGAVTVDDLLDHLLPDDWRTHEDGAPFRKLGGRIG, encoded by the coding sequence GTGAGCACACAACCTACACGCATCTTCGTGGCCCGACTCTTGGGCCTTGACGTCTTTGACCCGCTCGGGGACAGACTCGGGAAACTGCGTGACGTGGTGGTGCTGGGCCGTGGGCTGCACACCGCTCCGCACGCCGTAGGCATCGTTGTTGAGGTACCAGGTAANAAGCGTGTCTTTGTGCCTATGACTCGTGTGACATCCATGGACCAATCGCAAATCATCTGCACCGGCTTGGTGAATTTGAGACGTTTTGAACAGCGNGGGGCTGAGCAGCTGGTTGTTGGTGGCATCTTTGACCGCAAGGTGACCCTGATGGACAGTAGCGGTTTTGCCGTCATCGAAGACATCGCCATGGACCAGCAGCGCAATGGTGACTGGCTCGTGACCAAGCTCTTTGTTCGCCGTGGCTCCTCCACGTCCCGCCTGCGTGGACTGCGCCGCGGCCACACCATGTTGATCGACTGGTCAGAGGCCCGCACCGAGGATGTGGCCGAACCACAAAGCGCCACCTATTTTGTGGCCACCCACGAGGATCTCAAACCCTCCGACTTTGCCGACGCGCTCCAAGAAATGAGCGACAAACGTCGCGTCGAAGTAGCCGGAGAACTCCAAGACGAGCGTTTGGCAGACATCATGTCAGAGCTTCCAGAAGATGATCAAGTCACCTTGCTCTCTGCGCTGGATAATGAACGTGCAGCTGACGTCCTTGAAGAGATGGATCCCGACGATGCTGCTGACCTCCTTGCAGACCTTCCCCAGGCCAAGGCAGAAGAGCTCTTGCTGCTCATGGAGCCTGATGAGGCCAAGGATGTGCGCCGCCTGCTCCAATACGCCGAAGGAACTGCGGGCGCGCTCATGACGCCGGTGCCTGTCATCCTGCCNCCGGAAGCTACCGTTGCCGAAGCTCTAGCCCATGTTCGCAGCGAGGACCTCTCCCCTGCACTGGCCTCAGCAATCTTCATCTGCCGCCCGCCGCTGGAAACTCCCACAGGCCGTTTCCTGGGCGTAGTGCACATCCAACAACTTCTGCGCAGCGCTCCNCCTGAACAGTTGGGCACCATCTTGGATAAGAATATAGAGCCCGTTTCGGATCAAGATGACATCGCCGTCGTCAGTCACATTATGGCCTCCTACAACCTCAACTCCCTTCCTGTTGTCAACAGGGAAGGGCGCTTGGTGGGTGCCGTCACGGTTGATGACTTGTTAGATCATCTNTTGCCCGACGATTGGCGTACCCACGAGGACGGCGCACCGTTTAGGAAATTAGGAGGACGCATTGGCTGA
- a CDS encoding Mrp/NBP35 family ATP-binding protein, which yields MNAPSQLVLLAALATVIDPELRRPITDLGMVESVQMHHDGHAVAVIRLTIAGXPARETITKDVTAALLLLDGVTNVSVELTVMTPEQRAELKERLKGSTPERSIPFNAEDSLTRVYAVASGKGGVGKSSITVNLACALAAQGLRVGIVDADIYGFSVPGLMGITQSPTRVDEMILPPVSHGVKVISIGMFVAGNQPVAWRGPMLHRALEQFLADVYFGDLDILLLDLPPGTGDVAISVAQLLPKAEILVVTTPQAAAADVAERAGAIAVQTGQKVAGVIENMSXLTLPDGTTMELFGSGGGEILSKRLSQTVNAPVELLGQIPLDVALREGGDAGAPIVLTDPESPAAQALLAIAGKLAVRPRGLAGLKLGVTLK from the coding sequence ATGAACGCCCCGTCCCAACTGGTTCTGCTCGCCGCCCTCGCTACGGTCATTGACCCAGAGCTGCGCCGCCCCATCACGGATCTGGGGATGGTTGAGTCGGTTCAGATGCACCATGACGGCCACGCCGTCGCCGTCATCCGGCTCACCATCGCCGGATGNCCNGCGCGCGAAACCATCACCAAGGATGTCACTGCGGCCTTGCTGCTACTCGACGGCGTTACCAACGTCAGCGTGGAGCTAACCGTCATGACACCAGAGCAACGTGCAGAGCTCAAGGAACGGCTCAAAGGAAGTACNCCCGAACGCAGCATCCCGTTCAACGCCGAGGACTCACTGACCCGTGTTTACGCTGTAGCCAGTGGCAAGGGAGGAGTCGGCAAATCCAGCATCACAGTAAACCTTGCATGCGCCTTGGCCGCCCAAGGACTTCGCGTGGGAATTGTCGACGCGGACATCTACGGTTTCTCCGTACCTGGGCTTATGGGCATCACCCAGTCCCCTACACGCGTGGACGAGATGATCCTGCCACCTGTGAGCCACGGCGTGAAAGTCATTTCCATCGGCATGTTCGTAGCAGGGAACCAACCTGTTGCGTGGCGCGGGCCCATGCTCCACAGGGCACTGGAACAATTCTTGGCCGATGTCTATTTTGGTGACTTGGATATTTTGCTGCTGGATCTACCNCCGGGCACAGGCGATGTGGCCATTTCGGTGGCACAGTTGCTGCCCAAAGCAGAGATCCTCGTCGTGACAACCCCACAGGCAGCAGCTGCGGACGTGGCCGAGCGCGCCGGTGCCATTGCTGTACAGACAGGCCAGAAGGTTGCCGGCGTCATTGAGAACATGTCATTNTTGACGCTGCCCGATGGCACCACCATGGAGTTATTTGGGTCAGGCGGCGGGGAAATTCTCTCAAAACGGCTAAGCCAAACGGTCAACGCACCGGTGGAACTACTGGGCCAAATCCCGCTGGACGTCGCCTTACGCGAGGGCGGGGACGCCGGAGCACCAATCGTGCTCACAGACCCGGAGTCGCCAGCAGCACAGGCTCTTCTGGCGATCGCNGGGAAGCTTGCGGTGCGCCCGCGCGGCCTGGCAGGGCTGAAACTGGGCGTCACGCTCAAATAG
- a CDS encoding twin-arginine translocase TatA/TatE family subunit gives MFGINTXELVLIVIVAVLVIGPSRLPGYVQKLKNLIREVRKMASGARETIKEEAGVDIDDIDWKKLDPRQYDPRRIIREALLDDDDLDQLNSLKMAXGAAIASMMGKDGHKSVDAVAAPFLPEVERLAEGQLAPFDVEAT, from the coding sequence GTGTTTGGTATCAATACCNCTGAGCTGGTTCTGATTGTCATTGTGGCAGTTTTGGTGATCGGCCCCTCCCGGCTTCCTGGATACGTGCAGAAGCTGAAGAACCTCATCCGTGAGGTACGCAAGATGGCTTCTGGCGCGCGCGAAACCATCAAGGAAGAAGCCGGGGTTGATATCGATGACATTGATTGGAAGAAACTCGATCCGCGGCAGTACGATCCCCGTCGCATTATTCGCGAAGCGTTGCTTGACGATGACGACCTGGATCAGCTCAACTCCCTGAAGATGGCCNCGGGTGCGGCCATTGCCTCCATGATGGGCAAGGACGGGCACAAGAGCGTAGACGCCGTAGCTGCGCCATTCCTTCCAGAGGTTGAACGTCTGGCCGAGGGGCAACTTGCCCCGTTCGACGTCGAAGCAACCTGA
- the sigE gene encoding RNA polymerase sigma factor SigE, whose protein sequence is MSPADTXVLRPAEAAPDQPALSPEWVTPSWDEVVINHSAKVFRLAYRLTGNKFDAEDLTQEVFVRVFKSLANFKPGTLDGWLHRITTNLFLDQARRKQRIRFDALSEDAAARLPGNDLGPERIFEFNNLDADIAAALEALPPDFRAAVVLCDMEGLSYDEVAHALNIKLGTVRSRIHRGRAMLRESLADRAPYXGDDLRPARKPLLSLPRIAGAR, encoded by the coding sequence ATGAGCCCAGCCGATACCNCCGTGCTTCGTCCTGCTGAAGCAGCCCCAGACCAGCCAGCGCTCTCGCCTGAGTGGGTGACGCCGTCGTGGGATGAAGTTGTCATCAACCACTCAGCCAAAGTCTTCCGCCTTGCCTACCGTTTGACCGGAAACAAGTTCGACGCCGAGGACCTCACGCAAGAGGTGTTTGTTCGCGTGTTTAAATCGTTGGCCAACTTCAAGCCCGGCACCCTTGATGGATGGTTGCACCGCATCACCACCAATCTCTTCCTAGATCAGGCCAGACGCAAGCAGCGGATCCGCTTTGATGCGTTGTCCGAAGACGCCGCAGCACGCCTGCCCGGTAATGACTTGGGCCCCGAGCGGATCTTTGAATTCAACAACCTGGATGCTGACATTGCCGCCGCATTGGAGGCTCTGCCGCCTGACTTTCGGGCCGCCGTCGTACTGTGCGACATGGAAGGCCTCTCATACGATGAGGTAGCGCACGCACTGAACATCAAACTCGGAACTGTGCGCTCACGTATTCACAGAGGCCGGGCCATGTTGCGCGAATCGCTCGCGGACCGGGCCCCGTACNGTGGTGACGACCTCCGCCCTGCGCGAAAGCCGTTGCTGTCACTGCCACGGATAGCAGGGGCACGCTAG
- a CDS encoding O-methyltransferase yields the protein MSADKSTSWSYAEGLPVEDIVLRRARERSHQLGLFPVSPGVAATLTVLAATSKAQTAVEVGTGAGVSGVSLLRGLGPRAVLTTIDPDVDHLKAAREAFAESGSPANRTRTISGRGQDVLPRLTDAAYDLVFIDADKPSFPEYVEQAIRLLKSGGLLIINDALDKDRVSDPAIRESSTVVLRRVGKMIRENESLISAMLPTGDGLLLAVKR from the coding sequence ATGAGTGCCGATAAATCCACCAGCTGGTCCTATGCAGAGGGCCTCCCCGTGGAAGATATTGTCTTGCGACGTGCCCGCGAACGTTCACACCAGCTGGGTTTGTTCCCTGTGAGCCCCGGCGTAGCAGCAACGTTGACAGTACTTGCCGCCACCTCCAAAGCGCAAACGGCGGTGGAGGTTGGCACCGGCGCCGGCGTCTCCGGCGTTTCCTTATTGCGCGGGTTGGGCCCGCGTGCCGTGCTGACTACCATCGATCCGGACGTGGACCACCTGAAGGCTGCCCGTGAGGCCTTTGCCGAGTCAGGCTCCCCTGCCAACCGCACACGCACCATTTCCGGTCGTGGCCAAGACGTCCTGCCGCGTCTGACCGATGCCGCCTACGATCTGGTGTTCATTGACGCAGACAAGCCCAGCTTCCCCGAGTACGTGGAACAAGCCATCAGATTGTTGAAATCGGGCGGGCTATTGATCATCAACGATGCCCTCGACAAGGACCGCGTGTCAGATCCGGCCATTCGGGAAAGTAGCACCGTGGTTTTGCGCCGCGTGGGCAAAATGATTCGCGAGAACGAGTCCCTGATCAGCGCCATGCTACCCACCGGCGACGGCCTGCTGTTAGCCGTTAAACGCTAG
- a CDS encoding DUF3117 domain-containing protein, with protein sequence MAAMKPRTGDGPMEVTKEGRSLILRLPLEGGGRLVVEMNADEAVSLKECLVGVTE encoded by the coding sequence ATGGCAGCCATGAAACCTAGAACCGGTGACGGTCCCATGGAAGTGACTAAAGAAGGTCGGAGCTTGATCTTGCGGCTGCCGTTAGAAGGTGGCGGACGGCTCGTAGTTGAGATGAACGCTGATGAAGCAGTCAGTCTCAAAGAGTGCTTGGTTGGCGTCACCGAATAA
- a CDS encoding DNA-3-methyladenine glycosylase I: MGNDGKIRCAWAGIERDAQYQRYHDTEWGRPVASERELFERLSLEAFQSGLSWLTILRKRDSFREAFHNFDPATVAQFDTNDVERLMVDASIVRNRLKINATICNAKALLALPSGITVASLIAGQTPTTSRPAGDPIPATTAESAQLAKILKKNGFTFVGPTTAYAMMQAIGVVNDHQPGCWLANGADILETSQTAEASERIAP, translated from the coding sequence GTGGGAAATGACGGTAAAATTCGCTGTGCCTGGGCTGGTATTGAGCGCGATGCACAGTACCAGCGCTATCATGACACCGAATGGGGCCGGCCGGTGGCCAGCGAGCGGGAACTGTTCGAGCGATTGAGCCTTGAAGCGTTTCAGTCTGGTCTGAGTTGGCTCACCATTTTGCGCAAACGAGATTCCTTCAGGGAAGCGTTTCACAATTTTGATCCCGCAACAGTGGCTCAGTTTGACACTAATGACGTTGAACGGCTGATGGTAGACGCCTCCATTGTGCGTAACCGGCTCAAGATCAATGCCACTATTTGCAATGCCAAGGCCCTGCTTGCCCTCCCTTCTGGCATCACGGTGGCGTCTCTCATTGCAGGCCAAACGCCCACCACCTCGCGTCCTGCCGGGGATCCCATTCCTGCCACAACTGCTGAGTCTGCCCAGCTGGCGAAAATACTGAAGAAAAACGGCTTCACGTTCGTTGGGCCCACCACTGCCTATGCCATGATGCAGGCGATCGGTGTTGTTAACGATCATCAGCCCGGTTGTTGGCTGGCCAACGGAGCAGACATCCTGGAAACCTCGCAGACCGCCGAAGCCTCGGAGCGAATAGCGCCGTGA
- a CDS encoding DivIVA domain-containing protein, which produces MANLPPVLLPGTPVPADVDKLRFSLGLRGYRMDQVDEVLDRLRDELGAKDLRIAALEAANVGDAAAAGASGGGAAGGGVQASSEPNHNG; this is translated from the coding sequence GTGGCGAACCTACCACCGGTGCTGTTGCCGGGCACACCGGTTCCGGCAGACGTGGATAAGTTGCGCTTCTCACTGGGTCTGCGCGGATATCGCATGGACCAAGTTGATGAGGTCCTTGACCGGCTTCGCGACGAATTGGGCGCCAAGGATCTACGCATTGCAGCCCTTGAAGCTGCAAACGTTGGCGATGCTGCGGCTGCCGGTGCGTCGGGCGGCGGAGCTGCAGGTGGCGGAGTGCAAGCATCCTCGGAACCAAACCACAACGGTTGA